ACTTCCGCGACAGCACGCCGATCACCGTCGCGTTTTCCGGGATGCCCGCAAGTGGAATGCTTTTCGCCGGCGCGGGCGGAATCTTCATCCCCCTCTTTTTCGCTGCGCGCCGCCGCAATAGCCGCCGTTGGCTCGGTGCCGCGCTTCTCGCTTTCGCTCTGTTGCTGCTGCTTTCCTGTGGTGGTGGAGGCGGGGGTGGTGGATCGGCTCCAGCCCCGGCCCCGGCGCCGCCTGAGACGGAACGAAGCCTGAGCCTGTCCGGGCTGACCCCGCAGACCACCTATTACTGGCAGGTGACGGCCGTGGATGAACGGGGGGAACGGACCGAGGGGCCGGTACGGAGTTTCACCACCGCTCCCTGAGTTTTCGATCTTTTTTCGTTTCCAAGAGATCTGTGCATAAAAAAAACCGCCCCGGGCCGAGAAGGCCGGGGCGGTTTTTTCATCTTAACGAGTGTTCAACCGGCGCTTACAGGCCCAGTTGCTTGAAGAAGTCGTTGCCTTTGTCATCGACCAGGATAAAGGCCGGGAAGTCGACGACTTCGATCTTCCAGACCGCTTCCATGCCGAGTTCGGGGAAGTCGATGCACTCGACCTTCTTGATGTTCTCCTCGGCGAGGACGGCTGCCGGGCCGCCGATGGAGCCGAGATAGAAGCCGCCGTGTTTCTTGCAGGCGTCGGTGACCTGCTGGCTGCGGTTGCCTTTGGCGATCATGACCATCGAGCCGCCGTTGGCCTGGAGCAGGTCGACGTAGGAGTCCATGCGCCCGGCGGTGGTGGGGCCGAAGGAGCCGGAGGGCTTGCCTTTCGGGGTCTTGGCCGGACCGGCGTAGTAGATGGGGTGATTTTTGAGGTAATCGGGGAGCGGCTTGCCGCTGTCGAGAATCTCTTTGAACTTGGCGTGGGCGATGTCGCGACCGACGACGATGGTGCCGTCGAGGAGCAGGGCGTCACCGACCTTGAGCTTGGTCAGATCGGCCAGGACTTCCTTCATGGGCCGGTTGAGGTTGATGCGGGTGCCGCGCTCGTGCTTGCCGCGATATTTCTCGGGAATCAGGCGGCCGGGGTTGCGGTCCAACTCTTCGATGAAGAGGCCGTCTTTGGTAATTTTGGCGCGGATATTACGGTCGGCGGAACAGGAAACGGCCATGCCGACGGGGCAGGAGGCGCCGTGGCGGGGGAGGCGGATGACGCGCACGTCGTGGGCGAAGTACTTGCCGCCGAACTGGGCGCCGATGCCGAGCTTCTGGGCGGCCTTGAGCAGTTTCTCTTCCATTTCCAGATCGCGGAAGGCCTGACCATGTTCGTTGCCGACCGTCGGCAGTTCATCGAGATCTTTGGCGGAGGCCAGCTTGACGGTTTTCATGCAGGCGTCGGCCGAGGTGCCGCCGATGGCGAAAGCGACATGGTAGGGGGGGCAGGCGGCGGTGCCGAGGTACTTCATCTTGTCGACCAGGAATTTTTCCAGGTTGGCGGGGGTGAGCAGCGCTTTGGTCTCCTGATAGAGCATCGTTTTGTTGGCGCTGCCGCCGCCTTTGGTGATGAAGAGGAACTTGTAGTAGTCGCTATCGGTCGCCATGATGTCGATCTGCGCCGGTAGATTGGTGCCGGTATTCTTCTCTTCGTACATGTCGAGGGCGACGGTCTGGCTGTAGCGGAGGTTTTCCTCGGTGTAGGTCTTGTAAACGCCCTTGGAGAGGTATTCCTCATCCTTCACGCCGGTCCAGACCTGCTGCCCTTTTTTGGCAACGATGGTGGCAGTGCCGGTATCCTGGCAGAGAGGGAGTTCGAAATTGGCGGAGATTTCGGCGTTGCGCAAAAAGGCCATGGCGACGCCGCGATCGTTGGGGGAGGCTTCGGGATCGCTCAGGATCTTGGCGACCTGCTCGTTATGTCCGGGGCGCAGCAGGAAAGAGACGTCACGGAATGCCTGGTTGGCGAGGACGGTGAGAGCTTCGGGATCGACCTTGACGACATCCTTCCCCTCGAACTTGACGACCGAGACATACTTCTCCGATCCGGGGATCTTGTAGTATTTGGTTTCGTCCTTGGCCAGCGGGAAGGGATCCTGGTACTTGAACTCCGGCATGGTTTTCTCTCCTTTTCGGTATTGAATGGCGGCGAACCCACTTTCGCCGCGCCCGTAAACAATCGATCCGAAAGTATATAGAAGCCCTGCTAATTTGTCGACACTAAGATGTGTTTTGTTCGCCTTGCAGGGGATTTTCCTGTGGATTTTGCCGCCCCGCAGGTGTAGTTAAACCTTTCCGCTCATTTGCCGTGTCGCTCTGCCCGGCGACCGGTTCGACAGGAGGAGTTCCATGCAGAAACTGCTGAAACAGATATTGACCTCAAGGGTTTATGAAGCCGCGGTGGAAACGCCCCTCGACGAGGCGCCGGTCCTCTCGGCCCAGTTCAACAACCGCATCCTGCTCAAACGGGAGGATTTACAGACGGTCTTTTCCTTCAAGTTGCGCGGCGCCTACAACCGCATCGCCCATCTTTCCGAAGAAGACCGTCGCCGTGGCGTGATCGCCGCCTCGGCCGGCAATCATGCCCAGGGGGTGGCTTTTTCCGCCCGGAAACTGGGCATCCGCGCAGTCATCGTCATGCCCCGCACGACCCCGCTGATCAAGGTCGAGGCGGTACGACGCCTGGGCGGCGAGGTCATTCTCCATGGTGACAGCTATTCGGAAGCCCAGGATTACTGCGATCGCCTGATCGATGAAACGGGCATGGTCTTCATCCATCCCTTCGATGATGAATTGGTCATTGCCGGTCAGGGGACGGTGGCGGTCGAACTCCTGCGCCAGAGCGCCGGGAGTATGGACGCAGTCTTCGTGCCGGTCGGCGGCGGCGGGCTCATTGCCGGCATCGGCGGCTATCTGAAGGCCCTGTGCCCCGAGGTCAAGGTGATCGGCGTTGAGCCCGAGGACAGTGATGCCATGTACCGCTCCTTGCAGGCCGGACGGCGGGTGCGCCTCGATTCGGTGGGGATTTTCGCTGACGGCGTGGCGGTGAGGGAGGTCGGCAAGCTGACCTTCGATTATTGCCGGCGCTGCGTCGACGAAATCATCCGGGTCGATACGGACGAGCTCTGCGGCGCCATCAAGAGTATCTACCAGAGTACCCGGTCCATCGTCGAGCCGGCCGGCGCTCTGGGGATGGCCGGGCTGAAGAAGTATATCCGCGAGCGCAAGGTGACCGGACAGACCTTGGTCGCCATCAATTCCGGGGCGAACATGAATTTCGAGCGGTTGCGCTACGTCGCCGAGCGCACCCAGATCGGCGAGAAGCAGGAGGCGCTCTTTGCCGTCACCATCCCCGAAGAACCGGGAGCCCTCAAGCGTTTCTGTGGGGAAATCGGCGAGGAGCGCAGCATCACCGAGTTCAACTATCGCCTCTCCGGCCGGGATCGGGCGCATATCTTCGTCGGTCTGTCGATTCGGGACGAGCAGGAGCGCGCCGACTTCAGCCGCCAACTTGCAGGCAAGGGCTTCGTCAATCTCGATCTCACCGACAACGACCTCGCCAAGACCCATGTGCGGTACATGGTCGGCGGCAAATCGGCCGAAGTCGGGCGCGAAGTGCTTTATCGTTTCTGGTTTCCCGAACGCCCGGGCGCCCTGACCCGCTTCCTCGCCTCCATGGGGGAGAACTGGAATATTTCCCTCTTCCACTACCGTATGCAGGGGGGCGATTACGGTCGGGTGCTGATCGGGCTAGAGATCCCGAAGGGGGAAGAGGGGGCGTTTCGTTCCTTTTTACAGGAACTTGGTTACCGCTATAATGAGGAGAGCGACAACGCGGCCTATCGCCTTTTTCTCTGAAAAACTTGTATACTTTAGGGGTTTCTACGGATTGACAAGGTCAAGGTTCCACGAGAGAATAGGCCCGTTTTTAAGCATGGAGCGGCCGGCCATCGATGGGGTACGTCGCTGCCATTGTAATGATTATGAGCCGATTTTATTCGGAGGTTTATGCGCCCGACGGTTTTGGTCATCGATGACGACCGCGTGACCCGTGAAATTCTCTCCGAACTGCTCTGGGATGCCGGTTTGAACGTGGTTCTGGCGAGCGGGGGGGA
This genomic stretch from Desulfuromonas acetexigens harbors:
- a CDS encoding fumarate hydratase, with product MPEFKYQDPFPLAKDETKYYKIPGSEKYVSVVKFEGKDVVKVDPEALTVLANQAFRDVSFLLRPGHNEQVAKILSDPEASPNDRGVAMAFLRNAEISANFELPLCQDTGTATIVAKKGQQVWTGVKDEEYLSKGVYKTYTEENLRYSQTVALDMYEEKNTGTNLPAQIDIMATDSDYYKFLFITKGGGSANKTMLYQETKALLTPANLEKFLVDKMKYLGTAACPPYHVAFAIGGTSADACMKTVKLASAKDLDELPTVGNEHGQAFRDLEMEEKLLKAAQKLGIGAQFGGKYFAHDVRVIRLPRHGASCPVGMAVSCSADRNIRAKITKDGLFIEELDRNPGRLIPEKYRGKHERGTRINLNRPMKEVLADLTKLKVGDALLLDGTIVVGRDIAHAKFKEILDSGKPLPDYLKNHPIYYAGPAKTPKGKPSGSFGPTTAGRMDSYVDLLQANGGSMVMIAKGNRSQQVTDACKKHGGFYLGSIGGPAAVLAEENIKKVECIDFPELGMEAVWKIEVVDFPAFILVDDKGNDFFKQLGL
- the ilvA gene encoding threonine ammonia-lyase, biosynthetic, which translates into the protein MQKLLKQILTSRVYEAAVETPLDEAPVLSAQFNNRILLKREDLQTVFSFKLRGAYNRIAHLSEEDRRRGVIAASAGNHAQGVAFSARKLGIRAVIVMPRTTPLIKVEAVRRLGGEVILHGDSYSEAQDYCDRLIDETGMVFIHPFDDELVIAGQGTVAVELLRQSAGSMDAVFVPVGGGGLIAGIGGYLKALCPEVKVIGVEPEDSDAMYRSLQAGRRVRLDSVGIFADGVAVREVGKLTFDYCRRCVDEIIRVDTDELCGAIKSIYQSTRSIVEPAGALGMAGLKKYIRERKVTGQTLVAINSGANMNFERLRYVAERTQIGEKQEALFAVTIPEEPGALKRFCGEIGEERSITEFNYRLSGRDRAHIFVGLSIRDEQERADFSRQLAGKGFVNLDLTDNDLAKTHVRYMVGGKSAEVGREVLYRFWFPERPGALTRFLASMGENWNISLFHYRMQGGDYGRVLIGLEIPKGEEGAFRSFLQELGYRYNEESDNAAYRLFL